In a single window of the Roseiconus lacunae genome:
- a CDS encoding AAA-type ATPase lid domain-containing protein has product MATSTSIRPLSRLIDKAADPFWVIGPDGKLAYLSGSVGDWLSIEPEMLVGRSCVAGASISDDPLDFLAASLAPPPGISNRGSASLLVQPSMTGKRARQFTAMETRFVKLGHREDAIVLAVAGQFNDAGYDGDVELARLLRQRVDTWRRHHSDVASLVTLGDSKVAIRLRRQLKLAGELRSDVLIESPPGCLEEAIARTIHDRSAPSEPVVVVEGSLMDAELLDASLGPILHHLADGKNASVILRDMDATVVEAQQRLIDHLETHGDRLRLIGLTSITHLTTDDDTDPDSQDETIANQVVDRLQDRFCGLRLRLNSLAARIKDVPLIATSLLDRRRATGEGNADRFSSAALDALVLYPWPDNFRELDQAIRHAIRAARHSAIAPEDLPLAIRSYQPTVVSTESEPIDLDQVVADFERQLILSTVESADGNRAEAARRLNISRARLLRKLESYSL; this is encoded by the coding sequence ATGGCGACCAGCACCAGCATTCGGCCACTGAGTCGCCTGATCGATAAAGCCGCCGATCCCTTTTGGGTGATCGGCCCGGACGGCAAACTGGCGTACCTTTCCGGCAGCGTCGGTGACTGGTTGTCGATCGAACCCGAAATGCTTGTCGGGCGATCATGTGTTGCCGGCGCCTCGATCAGTGACGATCCTCTTGACTTTCTTGCCGCGTCGTTGGCCCCGCCGCCAGGGATTTCCAATCGTGGATCGGCGTCCTTATTGGTACAGCCATCGATGACGGGTAAACGCGCCCGCCAGTTCACCGCGATGGAGACCCGCTTTGTCAAACTCGGTCATCGCGAAGATGCCATCGTGCTGGCAGTCGCCGGTCAGTTTAATGACGCCGGCTACGACGGCGATGTCGAACTCGCCCGCCTGCTTCGCCAACGTGTCGATACATGGCGTCGTCACCATTCCGATGTGGCGTCGCTCGTCACGCTCGGTGACTCCAAAGTCGCCATCAGGCTGCGACGACAACTAAAACTTGCCGGCGAACTCCGCAGTGATGTTCTGATCGAATCCCCTCCGGGATGCCTTGAGGAAGCGATCGCGCGCACAATCCACGATCGGTCCGCGCCTTCGGAACCGGTGGTGGTTGTCGAAGGCTCGCTCATGGACGCGGAACTGCTCGATGCAAGCCTAGGGCCGATCCTTCATCATCTCGCCGACGGTAAGAATGCGAGCGTGATCTTGCGTGATATGGACGCAACCGTCGTCGAAGCTCAACAGCGTCTGATCGACCATCTCGAAACCCACGGCGATCGCTTGCGGTTAATCGGACTGACCTCCATCACCCATCTGACGACCGACGATGACACCGACCCGGACAGCCAAGACGAAACCATAGCGAACCAGGTGGTCGATCGGTTGCAAGACCGCTTTTGTGGGCTACGTTTGCGATTGAACTCGCTCGCCGCCCGAATCAAGGATGTCCCATTGATCGCGACGTCGCTACTTGACCGACGCCGCGCGACCGGAGAAGGCAACGCTGACCGGTTCTCTTCGGCGGCACTCGATGCGTTGGTGCTATACCCCTGGCCAGACAATTTCCGCGAACTTGACCAAGCCATTCGGCACGCGATTCGCGCCGCACGCCATTCTGCGATTGCCCCCGAAGATCTGCCGCTGGCGATACGATCTTATCAGCCCACCGTGGTGTCCACCGAATCTGAGCCGATCGATTTGGATCAAGTGGTCGCCGACTTCGAACGTCAGTTGATCCTGTCGACAGTGGAGTCGGCCGACGGAAATCGAGCCGAAGCGGCGAGGCGATTGAATATTTCTCGCGCACGATTGCTGCGAAAGTTAGAATCGTATTCACTGTAG
- a CDS encoding calmodulin-binding protein, translating to MLADQASADQRAYGQAWGGSASTRDWNRFYHYPYVYYPQNFWGQEYYRSADSMYHRYPQEMRIPVYNKKWHNYYPSNRRYHSGHHFILDVF from the coding sequence ATGCTTGCCGATCAAGCGTCTGCCGACCAGCGGGCCTATGGCCAGGCTTGGGGCGGCAGTGCTAGCACTCGCGATTGGAATCGCTTTTATCATTACCCGTACGTTTACTATCCCCAAAATTTCTGGGGCCAAGAGTACTACCGAAGTGCGGACAGCATGTATCACCGCTATCCGCAAGAAATGCGGATCCCGGTCTACAACAAGAAGTGGCACAACTACTACCCCAGCAATCGCCGTTATCATAGCGGTCACCATTTCATCTTGGACGTCTTTTAA
- a CDS encoding DUF3299 domain-containing protein — protein sequence MTNQPIAILSIVFLTAMCSLPALGQEPKKKVPLRLSTEAQLAKGEINFDDLKFDIEKDAAFDDSMWTKRLKRLDKKKVKLRGYILPQSVFQQNGIKQFVLVRDNQECCFGPGAALYDCVWVKMTGDNTAEFSTRPVTVEGQFHLDDESFKYPGGTGPPQAPNATHMAVFRIDGVEVD from the coding sequence ATGACCAACCAGCCGATCGCGATCCTCTCGATCGTTTTCTTGACCGCGATGTGTTCGTTGCCTGCATTAGGCCAGGAACCCAAGAAAAAGGTTCCCCTTCGCCTGAGCACAGAGGCACAGCTTGCGAAAGGCGAAATCAACTTCGACGATTTGAAGTTTGATATCGAGAAAGACGCCGCCTTCGATGACTCGATGTGGACCAAGCGGTTGAAGCGTCTGGACAAAAAGAAGGTGAAGCTACGTGGCTACATTTTGCCGCAAAGTGTTTTTCAGCAAAACGGGATCAAGCAATTCGTACTGGTGCGGGACAATCAGGAATGCTGTTTTGGTCCTGGTGCTGCGTTGTATGATTGTGTCTGGGTCAAAATGACTGGCGACAATACGGCCGAATTTTCTACCCGGCCGGTCACCGTCGAAGGCCAGTTTCACCTCGACGATGAATCGTTCAAGTACCCCGGCGGAACGGGACCGCCGCAAGCTCCCAATGCGACTCACATGGCCGTCTTTCGCATTGACGGTGTCGAAGTCGACTGA
- a CDS encoding sodium:solute symporter family transporter, translated as MLFELGTVDAIVLGVVLLIAVAIGVLSGRKNRDAETFLVGGRDLPWWAILGSIVATETSTATVLSLPGDSYAGNGFRWLHLTFGLVLGRILVVRFLLPLYFKRRLLTAYEVLDERLGKAVKTAASMMFMVTRNLSDGLRLYLAAVVVQTLLGWSLTSSVIVMGLVTIVYTAIGGLRSVVWNDCVQFVIYMIGGVAAVMILAQAIPGGLSAIYQFADQTGRLTMFDLRFDLSEPLNFWGGLLGGAVLTIGTHGTDQIMVQRYLSARSQKEAGRAIIGSAFVVMIQFALFLWIGVSLACFFANTNSVAPEKPDQVFAYFIVHHFPVNYGLIGLMLAAILAAAMSTLSSSLSASSSALLNDLYVPFVKRRRGTEPNGRSLLRTSQAMTILFGIIQMGIAIWASQLDQTVVTSALTIAGFAAGLLLGVFLLGLFCPKISQRSVFLGLAIAVIVLVLVSFQIKNEAGKAIIAWTHLATVGAFTTVVVARISEAVSPSRNT; from the coding sequence ATGCTATTTGAACTTGGAACCGTCGACGCGATCGTCTTAGGCGTCGTGTTACTTATAGCCGTCGCAATTGGCGTGCTAAGCGGTCGTAAAAACCGCGACGCAGAGACGTTTCTGGTCGGCGGACGTGACCTGCCATGGTGGGCGATTCTCGGTTCAATTGTCGCGACGGAAACCAGTACCGCGACCGTGCTCAGCCTGCCAGGTGATTCGTATGCGGGCAACGGATTTCGTTGGCTACATTTGACGTTCGGATTGGTCCTGGGCCGTATCCTTGTCGTTCGTTTTCTGTTGCCGCTGTACTTCAAACGCCGCTTATTGACCGCCTACGAAGTCCTTGACGAACGACTCGGCAAGGCAGTCAAGACTGCCGCGTCGATGATGTTCATGGTGACGCGCAACCTTTCCGATGGGCTGCGTCTGTACCTCGCGGCCGTTGTCGTCCAGACGCTTTTAGGTTGGTCACTGACGTCCAGCGTGATTGTCATGGGATTGGTGACAATCGTTTATACGGCGATCGGTGGATTGCGGTCGGTGGTCTGGAATGATTGCGTGCAGTTCGTGATCTACATGATCGGCGGTGTCGCTGCGGTCATGATCCTTGCCCAAGCGATCCCAGGCGGCTTGTCGGCGATTTATCAATTCGCCGATCAAACCGGGCGTCTAACGATGTTTGACCTGCGCTTTGATCTTTCCGAACCACTGAACTTTTGGGGCGGTCTGTTGGGCGGGGCAGTCCTGACCATCGGAACCCATGGCACAGACCAAATCATGGTGCAGCGTTATCTGAGTGCACGCAGTCAAAAGGAAGCCGGTCGAGCAATCATTGGCAGCGCGTTCGTGGTGATGATCCAGTTTGCGTTGTTTCTCTGGATCGGGGTTTCACTCGCTTGCTTCTTCGCGAACACAAACTCAGTCGCCCCCGAGAAACCGGATCAGGTATTCGCCTACTTCATCGTTCATCACTTCCCGGTAAACTACGGATTGATCGGGCTAATGCTGGCCGCAATCTTGGCCGCAGCGATGAGCACGCTGTCGAGTTCACTCAGTGCGTCTTCTTCGGCGCTGCTCAACGATCTATACGTTCCGTTTGTCAAAAGACGCCGTGGAACGGAACCGAACGGGCGATCACTGTTGCGAACAAGCCAGGCGATGACCATCCTATTCGGTATCATTCAGATGGGCATCGCGATCTGGGCAAGTCAACTCGATCAAACCGTCGTCACCAGCGCCCTGACGATCGCCGGATTTGCCGCCGGGTTGCTGCTCGGCGTGTTCCTACTCGGGCTGTTCTGCCCCAAAATCAGTCAGCGATCGGTGTTTCTAGGACTGGCCATCGCGGTAATCGTTTTGGTCTTGGTCAGCTTCCAAATCAAAAACGAAGCGGGCAAAGCGATCATCGCATGGACGCACCTCGCAACCGTTGGAGCGTTCACCACCGTCGTGGTCGCGCGGATTAGCGAAGCGGTTTCGCCCAGTCGAAATACGTAA
- a CDS encoding SLC13 family permease — translation MDWPAVLSLLVAAGLLISLAFRLAPTDVLAMAFLAVLVVVQDLTGTDKLPTPLEAVKGFGNPGLLTIGLLFAVVAGLEMTGATKLATGWFLDRAKTLRGAQLRILAPVAGLSGFLNNTPVVAALIPIVDDTAKRLHTSSSRLLLPLSYAAIIGGMCTVMGTSTNLIVRDEFASRGGEPISFFAPAVVGVPAAVLGVIYMVMFSNRLIPDRRAAVSASDDPKKYTVEMLVDASGPLVGKTIEDAGLRSLAGLYVAEIQRGDDVIAAKPNERLRGDDALILVGALDSVVDLRKIRGLLTPDDQGRKLEIPAWRRTLVEAVVSSRCSLLGKTIREGRFRSNYNAAVVAVARGDRRLEGKIGDVRLETGDVLLLEASPSFIHRAKELRDFFLVSAVGGEAVRRHEKAWYAIAIMVTMVCVAALGWVSILTAAMVATLAMLACRCCTAHEARRAVDWRILIVIGATIGIGSSLEKSGAAEAIAKGVIGLAQGNPKLTLALVYLLTMLCTELITNTAAALIMLTVSLGAAGTLGVNETPFVIAVMIAASASFLTPFGYQTNLMVYTVGGYRVSDYLRFGLPLSLLVFVVAMVMIPWQFPF, via the coding sequence ATGGATTGGCCTGCCGTTTTATCGCTCCTCGTCGCCGCCGGGTTGCTCATCAGCCTGGCGTTTCGACTTGCGCCGACGGATGTGTTGGCGATGGCGTTTTTGGCTGTCCTGGTCGTCGTCCAGGACTTGACCGGCACCGACAAGCTTCCCACACCGCTGGAAGCGGTCAAAGGGTTTGGCAACCCAGGGCTATTGACGATCGGGTTGCTTTTTGCCGTCGTGGCGGGGCTCGAAATGACCGGCGCAACCAAGCTAGCGACCGGGTGGTTTCTCGATCGCGCAAAAACGTTGCGTGGGGCTCAGCTACGCATTTTGGCTCCGGTCGCAGGATTGAGCGGGTTCCTGAACAACACGCCCGTGGTCGCCGCCCTGATCCCGATCGTTGACGACACAGCGAAACGGCTCCATACAAGTTCCAGCCGATTGCTGCTGCCGCTTTCCTACGCCGCGATCATTGGCGGCATGTGCACCGTGATGGGAACGAGCACCAATCTCATTGTCCGCGACGAGTTCGCTTCGCGGGGCGGCGAACCGATCAGCTTCTTTGCCCCTGCCGTTGTGGGCGTTCCCGCAGCGGTCTTGGGTGTGATTTATATGGTCATGTTTTCCAATCGGCTGATTCCGGATCGGCGTGCGGCGGTCAGCGCGAGTGACGATCCAAAAAAATACACCGTAGAAATGTTGGTCGACGCATCCGGACCGTTGGTCGGAAAGACCATCGAGGACGCGGGACTGCGTAGTTTGGCAGGATTGTATGTTGCCGAGATCCAACGGGGCGACGACGTGATCGCGGCCAAACCCAACGAACGATTACGAGGCGACGATGCACTGATCTTGGTCGGCGCGCTCGACTCCGTCGTCGACCTGAGGAAAATCCGTGGCCTGCTGACCCCGGATGATCAAGGGCGGAAACTGGAGATCCCCGCATGGCGACGCACTTTGGTGGAAGCGGTCGTTAGCTCACGTTGCTCCCTGCTGGGCAAAACGATTCGCGAAGGGCGATTCCGCAGTAATTACAACGCCGCCGTCGTAGCCGTCGCCCGGGGTGACCGACGACTGGAAGGCAAAATCGGTGACGTCCGTCTCGAAACCGGCGACGTGTTATTACTCGAAGCATCACCGTCGTTCATTCACCGCGCCAAAGAATTGCGGGACTTCTTTCTTGTCAGTGCGGTCGGCGGTGAAGCCGTCCGGCGGCATGAGAAAGCATGGTACGCGATCGCGATCATGGTGACGATGGTTTGCGTCGCCGCCCTCGGATGGGTTTCGATATTGACCGCCGCGATGGTCGCCACCTTGGCGATGTTGGCTTGCCGTTGCTGCACCGCGCACGAAGCCCGCCGCGCCGTCGACTGGCGCATCCTGATTGTGATCGGTGCGACGATCGGCATCGGTTCGTCGCTAGAGAAAAGTGGTGCCGCCGAAGCGATCGCCAAAGGTGTGATCGGTTTGGCGCAAGGAAATCCCAAGCTAACGCTAGCGTTGGTTTATTTGCTGACGATGCTCTGCACCGAATTGATCACCAACACGGCCGCGGCCTTGATCATGCTGACCGTCAGCCTGGGAGCGGCCGGCACACTAGGCGTCAACGAAACTCCGTTCGTGATTGCCGTGATGATCGCGGCGTCGGCAAGCTTCTTGACCCCGTTCGGATACCAAACGAACTTGATGGTCTATACCGTTGGCGGTTACCGCGTTTCCGACTACCTCCGATTCGGTTTGCCGCTGTCACTGTTGGTCTTTGTGGTCGCGATGGTCATGATCCCCTGGCAATTTCCGTTTTAA
- a CDS encoding two-component system sensor histidine kinase NtrB yields the protein MTSSDKSSPIDELRAQYEELAELSGSLAHEIKNPLSVIHMNIDLLSEDLADWHSPESRRPLERAKIIRDQCVRMQGLLRDFLRYARLRDIDLVSGSLNDQLETVLNAYSAEAAQREIEIVRFLDNDLPSIALHSDSLQAALMNLVKNALEATDRGGQILVRTYTTNSGVAMDLIDTGRGIDGNTIMHMFEPFYTTKEGGSGLGLPTARKIIEAHSGRMSVESDVGQGTKFTLEFPALRRII from the coding sequence ATGACGAGTAGCGATAAATCATCCCCGATCGACGAACTGCGAGCCCAGTATGAGGAGCTAGCTGAGCTGTCCGGTTCGTTGGCGCACGAAATCAAGAACCCGTTGTCGGTGATTCATATGAACATCGACCTGCTCAGCGAAGACCTCGCCGATTGGCATTCACCGGAAAGCCGTCGACCACTCGAACGCGCCAAAATCATTCGTGATCAGTGCGTACGGATGCAAGGATTGCTGCGTGACTTTTTGCGATACGCCCGATTGCGAGACATCGATTTGGTGTCCGGTTCGCTAAACGATCAATTGGAAACGGTGCTTAACGCCTATAGCGCCGAAGCGGCACAGCGCGAAATCGAAATCGTTCGCTTTCTTGACAACGATTTACCTTCGATAGCCCTCCACAGCGATTCGCTGCAAGCGGCTCTGATGAATCTCGTCAAGAACGCACTCGAAGCGACCGACCGCGGTGGGCAGATATTAGTTCGTACCTACACCACCAATTCCGGTGTCGCAATGGATCTGATCGACACCGGCCGAGGGATCGACGGTAACACGATCATGCATATGTTCGAGCCCTTTTACACGACCAAGGAAGGCGGTAGCGGGCTAGGATTGCCGACGGCCCGCAAAATCATCGAAGCCCACTCTGGTCGGATGAGTGTCGAAAGTGACGTCGGCCAAGGAACTAAGTTCACTTTGGAATTCCCCGCTTTGCGGCGAATCATCTAG
- a CDS encoding efflux RND transporter periplasmic adaptor subunit: MILRSCYCFASLGLLLTLCSSSGLGQDVPAVDLVESAVPNSETETTESSHEGPELAASGSSEQASQADQINEEESDRMDGPVPDADSVAGQEPIAAERTNSLPAQPPSNSGLSQARTLLIHNTKIAATISGLVKSVDVSAGQTILADTIVARLDDRLAEQEMIAVKAAYQAKLLESQTDTIIRDAAQEFETRQTDLRQAQLANQTYTGAVSEMQLRQLRLRVERSELKREQAELQTRVATASADHAKAKLEIAKEILARHRIRSSRNGIVAEVIAQAGQWVQAGQPVVRVISLDPIRVECEIDPALIHDRIIGQRVRFVPYQADRSVLSSEQSSAPELHGEICFVSNEVTSVSGRVVVWADMANPDGRVRSGVVGTLHLDGSQSVSETSE, from the coding sequence ATGATTCTACGGTCCTGCTATTGTTTCGCGTCGCTTGGTCTGTTGTTGACGCTGTGTTCATCCAGCGGACTCGGGCAGGATGTTCCTGCGGTTGATCTGGTGGAATCGGCGGTACCGAATTCCGAGACCGAAACAACGGAGTCGAGTCACGAAGGGCCGGAGTTGGCGGCCTCCGGATCGTCCGAGCAAGCAAGTCAAGCAGACCAGATAAACGAGGAAGAGAGCGATCGAATGGACGGGCCGGTGCCCGATGCCGATTCGGTTGCTGGGCAGGAACCGATCGCGGCGGAGCGGACGAACTCATTGCCGGCGCAGCCGCCAAGCAACTCCGGATTGTCCCAGGCACGAACCCTCTTGATCCACAATACAAAGATCGCCGCGACGATCAGTGGCTTGGTCAAAAGTGTCGATGTTTCTGCGGGGCAAACGATTTTAGCGGACACCATTGTTGCCCGGCTCGACGACAGGCTTGCCGAGCAGGAAATGATCGCTGTCAAAGCTGCGTACCAGGCAAAACTTCTGGAAAGCCAAACCGATACGATCATTCGAGACGCCGCCCAAGAATTCGAGACACGACAAACAGATCTGCGGCAAGCCCAACTCGCAAACCAGACCTACACCGGTGCGGTCAGCGAGATGCAACTTCGTCAACTGCGGTTAAGGGTCGAGCGATCTGAATTGAAACGCGAGCAGGCGGAGTTGCAAACGCGTGTGGCTACCGCATCGGCGGATCATGCCAAGGCCAAGCTTGAGATCGCAAAGGAGATCTTAGCCCGGCACCGGATTCGTTCTTCTCGCAACGGCATCGTTGCCGAAGTCATCGCGCAAGCAGGGCAATGGGTCCAGGCCGGTCAACCGGTCGTTCGAGTCATTTCGCTTGATCCCATTCGTGTTGAGTGTGAAATCGATCCGGCATTGATTCACGACCGCATCATTGGCCAACGAGTTCGCTTTGTTCCGTACCAAGCGGATCGTAGCGTTTTGTCATCTGAACAGTCGTCCGCTCCTGAATTGCACGGCGAGATTTGCTTCGTCTCAAACGAAGTCACCTCGGTATCAGGACGCGTTGTCGTGTGGGCTGATATGGCTAACCCCGATGGAAGAGTCCGATCCGGGGTTGTCGGAACGCTTCACCTGGACGGATCGCAATCGGTATCGGAAACGAGTGAATAG
- a CDS encoding ABC transporter permease: protein MSSWSVILAGVRHNWRTTLSVALGVAIATSVIVGALLVGDSMRGSLRELTVERLGKIDTVIAPGGFFETESIALRVGQSEEHVAPILLFDQAVIEATVDDQMRRSGSVQVVGCDPSFWKLDTSGVVPTVELDDDSVVMTESLASELGVRVGDQVTVRLPVEQAVPADSPLGRKDVQTEGIPRLNVAEILPDKGLARFSLAASQASPKNVFLSRELVASVLDRDGQANVLLSSEPIEAEKVQPTLADLGLKLERVTKTFDDKTIFDYYNLTSDRLLISDPAVDAITAAFPSDKVTPTLTYLANEIQRKKEGAADGSAEFPRVTYSTIAAVDSSSLMPLDYGNVKSTDQKTVVPIIVNSWLADRMKLSVGDQLVIDYYEPEVKNGKEIERQFEATVVGIVPITEPERPYRRRREAVYSKRPTRYNDPALTPTVPGVTDQDSMSDWDTPFELTREVPDEDDQYWKNHRLTPKAFIPLAAGQALFSSRFGQTTGLMIETSVATDLDQLSERILAATATTLPELGWQPRSIRGAQLAASKGTTPFDGLFLSLSMFVIFSAVMLIAMLFRLGLVTRSSELGTLIAVGLRPKQVSRLYLGEGLLTSLFGVLLGLGGGIAYAFGVLAALRSFWVGAVTVPFLTFHATPTSLIIGGLAGLLCGLGALWVTTRSMLRNDAVALLRGRGELDEVDATKRLRWPDRTAIGLSMIAIAAGAFGAASGGQTAAGGFVGGGMMLLIAMLVFVYGRFRNVKTQRDDGTSQQYANYQLSGLARQNSTRAPLRSTLTIGLIATASFLIVAINAFRLVPSDEGTGGFDLQAESAQPIYQDLADPDVQSGLMGADAKRLANASIVSFRVRRGQDASCNNLYQASEPTVYGVPDSAAKSLDRFRFYASAAEAGELAWSLLDTDAEGTADDPIPLILDQNTAMWSLQMMAGVGEVKAFTYDTTTVHFKVVGLLENSLLQGRLMIGEGNFQRLFPEISGYRFFLIGESGSTIDIAAVTQAFESRLGDVGFDVSDSHEVLAGMMAVQNTYLRTFQSLGGLGLLLGTIGLAIAQLRNLLQRRGELAVMRAIGFTRRRLALLVVGETASLLAMGIGCGVLCAVLAVLPYAWSQGTQPPVLEPLLLVLGIFLFGLVAGLVAAIQVARMRLLESLRGS, encoded by the coding sequence TTGTCATCTTGGTCAGTCATCCTCGCCGGCGTCCGTCACAATTGGCGCACCACCTTGTCCGTTGCGTTGGGGGTGGCGATCGCGACATCGGTGATTGTCGGTGCGTTGTTGGTTGGCGATTCGATGCGCGGCAGTTTGCGCGAGTTGACTGTCGAACGTCTCGGCAAGATTGACACCGTCATCGCCCCTGGCGGTTTTTTTGAGACCGAATCGATTGCGTTGCGGGTCGGTCAAAGCGAAGAACACGTCGCGCCGATTTTGTTATTCGATCAAGCCGTGATCGAAGCAACCGTTGACGATCAAATGCGACGATCGGGATCGGTGCAAGTCGTCGGTTGTGATCCTTCGTTTTGGAAGCTTGACACATCCGGCGTTGTCCCCACTGTCGAGCTTGATGACGATTCAGTGGTGATGACAGAGTCGTTGGCGAGCGAGCTTGGGGTTCGGGTCGGCGATCAAGTCACGGTCCGTTTACCGGTCGAGCAAGCTGTGCCCGCGGATAGTCCGCTAGGCCGCAAAGACGTGCAAACCGAAGGCATCCCGCGACTAAACGTCGCTGAAATCTTGCCCGACAAAGGCTTGGCAAGGTTTTCGCTCGCCGCTTCTCAAGCGAGTCCCAAGAATGTTTTCCTGTCGCGGGAGCTTGTCGCTTCGGTTCTTGATCGTGATGGGCAAGCCAACGTACTGCTTTCTTCCGAGCCCATCGAGGCAGAGAAGGTGCAGCCGACGCTTGCCGATCTTGGGCTGAAACTTGAACGAGTGACCAAGACGTTCGACGATAAAACTATCTTCGATTATTACAACTTAACGAGTGACCGTTTGCTGATCAGCGATCCGGCGGTCGATGCGATCACCGCGGCATTTCCCAGCGACAAGGTGACGCCAACCCTGACCTATCTCGCCAATGAGATTCAGCGGAAGAAGGAGGGTGCGGCGGACGGATCGGCTGAGTTCCCACGCGTGACCTACAGCACCATCGCGGCGGTTGATTCGTCTTCGCTAATGCCGCTCGACTACGGCAATGTGAAATCCACCGATCAGAAAACCGTTGTGCCGATCATCGTAAATTCATGGCTCGCCGACCGAATGAAGTTGTCGGTTGGTGATCAGCTTGTGATCGACTATTACGAGCCGGAGGTTAAAAACGGTAAAGAAATCGAACGACAATTCGAAGCAACCGTGGTTGGAATCGTTCCGATTACCGAACCGGAACGCCCTTACCGAAGGCGTCGAGAAGCGGTTTACAGCAAACGACCGACGCGCTACAACGATCCGGCGCTGACACCAACGGTTCCCGGTGTCACCGACCAGGACTCGATGAGCGATTGGGACACGCCTTTCGAACTGACCCGCGAAGTGCCGGACGAGGACGATCAGTATTGGAAGAATCATCGTTTGACCCCCAAGGCGTTTATTCCGCTTGCCGCGGGACAGGCGTTGTTCTCCAGTCGGTTCGGTCAGACCACCGGTTTAATGATCGAAACCTCCGTTGCGACTGACCTTGACCAACTGAGTGAGCGAATTCTTGCCGCGACCGCCACGACGCTACCCGAGCTTGGATGGCAACCACGCTCGATCCGGGGCGCCCAGTTGGCGGCGTCCAAAGGCACGACGCCGTTTGATGGTTTGTTTTTGTCACTCAGTATGTTCGTGATTTTTTCCGCAGTGATGCTGATCGCAATGCTCTTTCGCTTGGGCTTAGTCACCCGCAGCAGCGAACTTGGAACATTAATCGCGGTCGGATTGCGTCCCAAACAGGTCAGCCGTCTTTATCTTGGCGAGGGCTTGCTCACTTCGTTGTTTGGAGTCTTACTCGGGCTCGGCGGAGGCATCGCGTATGCCTTCGGGGTCCTCGCGGCGCTGCGAAGTTTTTGGGTGGGTGCCGTTACCGTTCCGTTCCTGACATTTCATGCGACGCCGACCAGTTTAATCATCGGTGGGTTAGCGGGGCTCCTCTGCGGACTCGGTGCGCTCTGGGTGACCACTCGGTCGATGCTGCGCAATGATGCCGTCGCGCTGCTGCGTGGTCGCGGCGAACTGGATGAAGTCGATGCAACGAAGCGTCTGCGTTGGCCTGACCGGACGGCGATCGGCTTGTCGATGATTGCAATCGCAGCAGGTGCGTTCGGTGCGGCGAGCGGTGGCCAGACGGCCGCCGGTGGATTTGTCGGCGGCGGAATGATGTTGCTCATCGCGATGTTGGTGTTCGTATATGGACGCTTCCGGAATGTCAAAACGCAACGCGACGACGGTACCTCGCAGCAATACGCCAACTACCAGCTTTCCGGACTTGCCCGCCAGAACTCAACGCGTGCGCCGCTTCGCAGTACACTGACCATCGGGTTGATCGCGACGGCGTCGTTTTTGATTGTCGCGATCAATGCATTTCGCTTGGTCCCCAGCGACGAAGGAACCGGGGGCTTCGATCTGCAGGCCGAATCGGCACAACCGATCTACCAAGATTTGGCCGATCCCGATGTCCAGTCAGGGCTCATGGGCGCCGATGCCAAACGGCTTGCCAACGCGTCGATCGTTTCGTTCCGTGTCCGCCGTGGGCAAGATGCCAGTTGCAACAACCTTTATCAAGCATCGGAGCCGACCGTTTACGGGGTTCCTGATTCGGCGGCAAAATCTTTGGATCGATTTCGGTTTTATGCCTCGGCGGCAGAAGCGGGCGAATTGGCTTGGTCGTTACTCGACACCGACGCCGAAGGAACGGCCGATGATCCCATCCCGCTAATCTTGGATCAAAACACCGCCATGTGGAGTCTGCAAATGATGGCGGGGGTCGGTGAAGTAAAAGCGTTTACTTATGACACGACGACGGTTCATTTTAAAGTCGTCGGCTTGCTGGAGAATTCGCTGCTGCAAGGTCGACTGATGATTGGCGAAGGTAACTTTCAGCGGTTGTTTCCCGAAATCAGCGGGTATCGTTTCTTCTTGATCGGCGAGAGCGGATCGACCATCGACATCGCGGCGGTGACACAGGCGTTCGAATCGCGGTTGGGTGACGTCGGGTTTGATGTGTCCGATTCCCATGAGGTACTTGCCGGAATGATGGCGGTGCAAAACACGTATTTACGAACCTTCCAAAGCCTGGGGGGGCTCGGTCTGCTGCTGGGAACGATCGGGCTGGCAATCGCTCAATTGCGTAATTTGTTGCAACGCCGTGGTGAGTTGGCGGTCATGCGTGCGATCGGGTTCACTCGTCGACGCCTCGCACTATTAGTCGTCGGGGAGACGGCATCGTTACTCGCGATGGGCATCGGCTGCGGTGTGTTGTGTGCGGTGTTAGCCGTGCTCCCGTATGCGTGGTCACAGGGCACCCAGCCACCGGTGCTTGAACCGCTGTTGTTGGTGCTTGGGATTTTTCTTTTCGGATTGGTGGCCGGGCTCGTGGCGGCCATTCAAGTCGCGCGAATGAGATTGTTGGAATCGTTGAGGGGATCGTGA